In Arachis hypogaea cultivar Tifrunner chromosome 17, arahy.Tifrunner.gnm2.J5K5, whole genome shotgun sequence, a single window of DNA contains:
- the LOC112763802 gene encoding low affinity inorganic phosphate transporter 4-like, which translates to MSSLGVLEALDSARTQWYHVTAILIAGMGFFTDAYDLFCISTVSKLLGRLYYFDPHSPKPGKLPTTVNNFVIGVALFGTLTGQLVFGWLGDKLGRKKVYGITLIIMVFCAIGSGLSFGLTAKSVMTSLCFFRFWLGFGIGGDYPLSATIMSEYANKRTRGAFIAAVFAMQGVGIICAGLISVIISALFLHNYPAPSYTANPALSTQPEGDFLWRIVLMIGAVPAMLTFYWRMKMPETGRYTALIEGNAKQAATDMARVLDIEILAEQEKIAQFKSMNQYPLWSNEFFRRHGRHLIGTMSTWFLLDIAFYSQNLTQKDIFPAMGMIPNDINMNAIEEVMKTSRAMFFIAFFGTFPGYWFTVIFIEKIGRFKIQLMGFFMMSVFMFIMGVKYEYLREESKILFALLYGLTFFFANFGPNSTTFVLPAELFPTRVRSTCHALSAAAGKAGAMVGSFGIQSYTVKGDLHQISRAMKILALTNFLGFLCTFLVTETKGRSLEEISGEDGRESEFTQSTIMTMENGGRNEKQTETM; encoded by the exons ATGTCATCACTAGGGGTGCTTGAAGCACTGGACTCGGCGAGAACGCAATGGTACCATGTAACCGCCATACTGATCGCCGGAATGGGGTTCTTCACGGATGCCTACGACCTCTTCTGCATCTCCACCGTCTCCAAACTCCTGGGACGATTGTACTACTTCGACCCACATTCACCTAAACCAGGAAAGCTTCCAACAACGGTGAACAACTTTGTGATCGGGGTGGCGCTGTTTGGAACCCTCACAGGGCAGTTAGTGTTTGGTTGGTTGGGTGACAAGCTGGGGCGTAAGAAGGTGTACGGTATAACCCTCATCATTATGGTTTTCTGCGCCATCGGCTCCGGCCTCTCCTTCGGTCTTACCGCCAAGTCCGTCATGACCTCGCTCTGCTTCTTCAG GTTTTGGCTAGGGTTTGGCATAGGTGGAGACTATCCTCTTTCTGCGACGATAATGTCCGAATACGCCAACAAAAGGACACGTGGCGCTTTCATTGCGGCGGTGTTCGCCATGCAAGGCGTGGGGATCATTTGCGCCGGTCTAATATCGGTGATCATCTCGGCTCTCTTCTTGCACAACTACCCTGCTCCGTCGTACACCGCGAACCCCGCACTCTCGACGCAACCAGAAGGCGATTTTCTATGGCGTATCGTGCTCATGATCGGTGCAGTTCCCGCAATGCTAACGTTCTACTGGAGGATGAAGATGCCGGAAACCGGTCGCTACACGGCGTTGATCGAAGGGAACGCCAAGCAAGCCGCCACGGACATGGCTAGGGTTTTGGACATCGAAATTCTTGCAGAACAAGAAAAGATAGCTCAGTTCAAATCAATGAACCAATACCCTCTCTGGTCCAACGAGTTCTTTCGGAGACATGGCCGCCACCTCATCGGAACCATGAGCACGTGGTTCTTGCTGGACATAGCTTTCTACTCTCAGAACCTTACTCAGAAGGATATCTTCCCTGCCATGGGAATGATTCCCAATGACATCAACATGAACGCCATTGAAGAAGTTATGAAAACTTCACGCGCTATGTTCTTCATTGCTTTCTTCGGAACCTTCCCTGGCTACTGGTTCACCGTTATCTTCATTGAGAAGATAGGAAGATTCAAGATCCAACTCATGGGTTTCTTCATGATGTCGGTTTTCATGTTCATAATGGGTGTCAAGTACGAATACCTCAGAGAAGAGAGCAAGATTTTGTTTGCTCTTCTTTACGGATTGACGTTCTTCTTTGCGAATTTCGGACCCAACAGCACGACGTTCGTGCTGCCCGCCGAGCTTTTCCCCACGCGCGTGAGGTCCACGTGTCACGCGCTGAGCGCCGCGGCGGGGAAAGCCGGCGCAATGGTGGGATCATTCGGGATACAAAGTTATACAGTGAAGGGTGACTTGCATCAGATAAGTCGCGCCATGAAGATTCTGGCGCTGACAAACTTTTTGGGATTCTTGTGTACTTTCTTGGTCACCGAAACGAAGGGGCGGTCCTTGGAGGAGATCTCCGGCGAAGATGGTAGAGAGAGCGAGTTCACTCAGTCCACAATTATGACCATGGAAAATGGTGGTCGCAACGAAAAACAAACCGAGACGATGTGA